From Hydra vulgaris chromosome 07, alternate assembly HydraT2T_AEP, a single genomic window includes:
- the LOC136082446 gene encoding uncharacterized protein LOC136082446, producing MLSICIEKFLPHNYENYVDKNRRAHSSYRKYKDNIPAYLTNRPQPLVKHCMKTIDKVISMDLVRVSAITDRLYNVASFQSNSRETYQCYLGDAKNLLSCSCSAWLYSAYPCKHFFAIFIKENLSWSDFGSSYRDSAYFVLDALPDENIFSDLASNNKSLKMNSLEDVKQLHESVPPEHNQAIHSICSINRKV from the exons ATGCTTAGTATTTGTATAGAGAAATTTCTTCCTCACAATTACgaaaa ctATGTTGATAAAAATAGGAGAGCGCATTCATCTTACAGAAAATATAAGGATAACATTCCAGCATATTTGACAAATCGTCCACAACCTTTAGTAAAACATTGTATGAAAACGATAGACAAGGTAATTAGCATGGATTTAGTCAGAGTTAGCGCAATAACAGACAGATTATACAATGTTGCTTCATTTCAGAGTAATAGTAGAGAAACTTACCAATGCTATCTTGGTGATGCAAAAAATTTGCTAAGTTGTTCATGTTCAGCTTGGTTATATAGTGCATATCCGTGCAAgcatttttttgccatttttattaaagaaaatctttcGTGGTCTGATTTTGGTTCCTCTTATAGAGATTCAGCATATTTTGTGCTTGACGCATTGCcagatgaaaatattttttcagatttggCTTCAAACAATAAATCACTAAAAATGAATAGTCTTGAAGATGTCAAACAACTGCATGAATCTGTGCCACCTGAACATAATCAGGCAATACACAGTATTTGTTCTATAAATAGGAAAGTCTAA